Proteins from one Pseudomonadota bacterium genomic window:
- a CDS encoding adenosylhomocysteinase, with protein sequence MTNKEFKVKDMALAQFGRREMEIAEKEMPGLMAVRGKYGPGKPLKGLRVTGSLHMTIQTAVLIETLVQLGASVRWASCNIFSTQDHAAAAIAASGVPVFAWKGETLEEYWWCTWQALSHGGKGPNLIVDDGGDATLLVHKGHELETFFEKNRKLPEMKTTVKEEIVIENLLRRIHSENPGFWRGMVPEIIGVSEETTTGVGRLYQMMKEGRLLFPAYNVNDSVTKSKFDNLYGCRESLADGIKRATDVMVAGKVVLVCGYGDVGKGCCQSMRGFGARVLVTEIDPICALQAAMEGFEVTTIEDALAEADIFVTATGNRDVITAEHMSGMKDQAIVCNIGHFDNEIQMDRLEKMQGVRKAEIKPQVDRWTFPSGRSIFVLAEGRLVNLGCATGHPSFVMSNSFTNQCLAQIALAADRPKTGVYTLPKKLDEEVARLHLAKLGAKLTILSEEQASYIGVPVDGPYKSGHYRY encoded by the coding sequence ATGACGAACAAGGAGTTCAAGGTCAAGGATATGGCCCTGGCGCAGTTCGGCCGCAGGGAGATGGAGATAGCGGAGAAGGAGATGCCGGGGCTGATGGCGGTGCGCGGGAAGTACGGACCTGGGAAGCCGCTCAAGGGCCTGCGCGTCACCGGCTCTCTGCACATGACCATACAGACCGCGGTCCTCATCGAGACCCTGGTTCAGCTGGGTGCCTCGGTGCGCTGGGCCTCCTGCAACATCTTTTCAACCCAGGACCACGCCGCGGCCGCGATAGCCGCTTCGGGCGTCCCTGTCTTCGCGTGGAAGGGCGAGACGCTGGAGGAGTACTGGTGGTGCACCTGGCAGGCTCTCAGTCACGGCGGCAAGGGGCCGAACCTCATCGTGGACGACGGAGGCGACGCCACGCTGCTCGTTCACAAGGGCCACGAGCTGGAGACCTTCTTCGAGAAGAACAGGAAACTCCCGGAGATGAAGACGACCGTGAAGGAGGAGATCGTCATCGAGAACCTGCTCCGCAGGATACACTCGGAGAACCCGGGATTCTGGCGCGGCATGGTGCCGGAGATCATCGGCGTCTCCGAGGAGACGACGACCGGCGTGGGCCGCCTGTATCAGATGATGAAGGAGGGGAGGCTCCTCTTCCCGGCGTACAACGTCAACGACTCGGTGACCAAGTCCAAGTTCGACAACCTCTACGGCTGCCGCGAGTCGCTCGCCGACGGCATCAAGCGCGCCACCGACGTGATGGTGGCGGGCAAGGTGGTCCTGGTCTGCGGCTACGGCGACGTGGGCAAGGGCTGCTGCCAGTCCATGCGCGGCTTCGGCGCCCGCGTCCTCGTCACGGAGATCGACCCGATCTGCGCGCTGCAGGCCGCGATGGAGGGATTCGAGGTGACCACGATCGAGGACGCACTTGCGGAGGCGGACATATTCGTGACCGCGACCGGCAACCGCGACGTGATCACCGCCGAGCACATGTCCGGGATGAAGGACCAGGCGATCGTCTGCAACATCGGGCATTTCGACAACGAGATCCAGATGGACAGGCTCGAGAAGATGCAGGGCGTGCGGAAGGCGGAGATAAAGCCGCAGGTCGATCGCTGGACGTTCCCGAGCGGCCGCTCGATCTTCGTGCTCGCCGAGGGGAGGCTCGTGAACCTGGGATGCGCGACCGGCCATCCGAGCTTCGTCATGTCCAACTCGTTCACCAACCAGTGCCTCGCCCAGATCGCGCTCGCCGCCGACAGGCCGAAGACAGGGGTGTACACGCTGCCCAAGAAGCTCGACGAGGAGGTCGCGCGTCTGCACCTGGCGAAGCTCGGCGCCAAGCTCACGATCCTCAGCGAAGAGCAGGCATCCTACATCGGCGTGCCGGTCGACGGTCCTTATAAATCGGGGCATTACAGGTATTGA
- a CDS encoding electron transfer flavoprotein subunit beta/FixA family protein: protein MKIGVLLKEVPDSESIIRIAADARSIETDRLQWTINPYDEIALEEALRLKEKLGGPSATASPEACRAGEVVVITAGPARAVDSMRKALAIGADRGILIRTEGLELDPATTASVLAGAARRESFDVIFAGKTAFDDGWGQVHIGVAEMLGIPCASPVERIEFDMRSKEALCARPASAGIKETVRLRLPAVIGCEKGLNQPRYASLPGIIKARSKPIAEFEASVLGGAPEISILTERLSPPPERRMGRMIGGTPREAARELARLLREEAKVI from the coding sequence ATGAAGATAGGAGTCCTTCTAAAAGAGGTCCCTGACAGCGAGAGCATAATCCGCATCGCCGCTGATGCGAGGTCGATAGAGACCGATCGCCTGCAGTGGACGATAAACCCCTATGACGAGATCGCGCTGGAGGAGGCGCTGCGCCTGAAGGAGAAGTTGGGCGGCCCGTCCGCCACGGCTTCGCCTGAGGCGTGCCGGGCAGGCGAGGTCGTGGTGATTACGGCAGGCCCCGCCCGCGCCGTCGATTCCATGCGCAAGGCGCTGGCGATCGGAGCGGACCGCGGCATTCTGATAAGGACCGAAGGATTGGAGCTCGATCCGGCGACTACCGCCTCTGTGCTGGCCGGGGCGGCCCGGCGCGAGTCGTTCGACGTCATATTCGCGGGGAAGACGGCCTTCGACGACGGATGGGGCCAAGTCCACATCGGAGTCGCCGAAATGCTCGGAATCCCATGCGCCTCGCCCGTGGAGAGGATCGAGTTCGACATGCGGTCGAAGGAGGCGCTCTGCGCAAGGCCCGCCTCCGCGGGCATCAAGGAGACGGTAAGGCTCAGGCTCCCCGCTGTCATCGGCTGCGAAAAGGGCCTCAATCAGCCGAGGTACGCCTCTCTCCCCGGCATCATAAAGGCAAGGTCGAAGCCGATCGCAGAGTTTGAGGCGTCGGTCCTCGGGGGAGCGCCCGAGATCTCCATCTTGACTGAGAGGCTCTCGCCGCCTCCGGAGCGCAGGATGGGCAGGATGATCGGCGGGACCCCGCGCGAGGCGGCCCGCGAGCTCGCAAGGCTTCTGCGGGAAGAGGCCAAGGTGATCTGA